The following DNA comes from Acidobacteriota bacterium.
ACGTGCCTGATAACCTCCTTGAGGAACAACGGCCCCTCAAACCACCAGTGGCCGAACAGCTCGGCGTCGAAAGGGGCGACAAGGATACCTGCCCGCTTGGTTTCGTCATGGTAGGTGGTAAGGATGTCACGCACTTTGCCGGCAAAATGGGCGGCGTTCTCCGTGACTCGCTCCAACGCCGATTCGTGATGGTACACCGTCTTGTCCGCCAGGTCGGATTTGGGCGACGTCACCGCCCAGTGGCGCAGACCGCCGGGGAACCGTTTCTTGTGGAAATCAAGGTAGTGACCGTCGCCGGGATACCCCCATTCCCCGGACCAGACCAGGAGGCCGGTGTCCGGGTCGCGCGCAAACACGGCCGTCGGTTTCTTGCCTTCCGGGGCCGATGATACCAGGTAGACCTCGCGCGGCGACTTGTCCGCTTCCTCGGCCCGGGGCTGGTAGCTCTTTTGGAACTGCCCCCACAGGAGCTTGAGCGCCTCGAACCGGTCTATGTACACGCCGATGGACTTCCCGCCCTTGAGCAACGCGTTGTCCACGACAAAGAAGTCCAGGCCGTTTTCGCTCAGGAGTTCATCGACCCCCTTGCGCATATAGGCCGATTGATCGCCCCCGATGGGCACCGGTGGTTTCCATTCGTACCGTGGCCGGTAGGCGCACTCCGGCAGCCACATACCGGGCGGCTTGCACCCGAAATGCTTCTGGTAATTCTTCACGGCCGCCTTGGTCTGGGCCTGGACGGATTCATCCCGCGACAGCAGGGGGAAGTAACCGTGGGTAGCGCCGCAGGTCATGATCTCCACGTGACCGGCGTCCTGCAAACGCCGGAATTCCCCAACGATATCCTGGTTGACGTTGTTAAAGTGCTCCAGCGTGAGCCCGTAAAACCGTTCCCACAGACGGGCGTTGGCGAGCATGTCGGTCTCGTCGTAGCGCGAAAACTCCTCGTGGTCGTGCCGGGCAGCTTCAAGCTTGTGGTTCACGTAACTGACGAGTTCTTCCTTGAAAGAGGCGTCGGCAAGCTGTTCGCAGAGAACGGGCGAGAGGCCGATCGTCAGTTTCGGCCGGCATCCTTCACCGACCAGTTCGTTGATAATCCGCAACATCGGCAGGTACGTCTCGGCCGCAGCTTCGCTCAACCAGTCGGTGCCGTGAGGCCAGCGCCCGTGTGACAGCACGTACGGCAGGTGGCTGTGCAGAACGATACTGACGTATCCCCGGGTCACTTGTCACCGCCCGTTTCGCTCGTGGATTCGAATCCAATCGGTTTGGAGGTGCCGTGAGGAGCGCCGTGCAGCTTGATCTCGCCGAACTGTGCCTCGAATTTCTTCAGGTTCTCGGCCAGGGCCTTGTGCAGGAGCTTGGCGTGCATCGGCGTCATGATTATCCTGGACTGAACCCGCGCTTTCGGTGAGCGCGGCATAACCCGGGCGAAATCGATGATTATCTCCGTCGGCGAGTGGGTGATCATGGCCAGGTTGGCGTAAATCCCCTCGGCCTCCTTCTCTCCCAACTCGATATTGAGTTGCTGTTGAGGCTGAACCATTTAGCTATCCTTTCAAACTGACAGGTTTTGCTTGCTTGTACAGGGACAACCATTG
Coding sequences within:
- a CDS encoding 1,4-alpha-glucan branching protein domain-containing protein, which codes for MTRGYVSIVLHSHLPYVLSHGRWPHGTDWLSEAAAETYLPMLRIINELVGEGCRPKLTIGLSPVLCEQLADASFKEELVSYVNHKLEAARHDHEEFSRYDETDMLANARLWERFYGLTLEHFNNVNQDIVGEFRRLQDAGHVEIMTCGATHGYFPLLSRDESVQAQTKAAVKNYQKHFGCKPPGMWLPECAYRPRYEWKPPVPIGGDQSAYMRKGVDELLSENGLDFFVVDNALLKGGKSIGVYIDRFEALKLLWGQFQKSYQPRAEEADKSPREVYLVSSAPEGKKPTAVFARDPDTGLLVWSGEWGYPGDGHYLDFHKKRFPGGLRHWAVTSPKSDLADKTVYHHESALERVTENAAHFAGKVRDILTTYHDETKRAGILVAPFDAELFGHWWFEGPLFLKEVIRHVSTSKELELTFLGEHLKRSKPDRVVSLPEGSWGQGNHHYIWLNEQTEWTWKHIYECEAQMCRLARFWLDNPDRHDHDLEVILKQLAREVMLLSASDWQFLISTWAARDYAEMRVSEHYEDFKRLVSMADRKINREEISDGDWFFLDDCCQRDRLFPEIEIEWFAKVEFPA
- a CDS encoding DUF3467 domain-containing protein; its protein translation is MVQPQQQLNIELGEKEAEGIYANLAMITHSPTEIIIDFARVMPRSPKARVQSRIIMTPMHAKLLHKALAENLKKFEAQFGEIKLHGAPHGTSKPIGFESTSETGGDK